A portion of the Micromonospora vinacea genome contains these proteins:
- a CDS encoding aldo/keto reductase: MQQRPLGRSGLAVSRLALGTMTWGRDTDADDAAAQLKSYLDAGGNLIDTADVYGDGDAESVIGSLLGSLVPREELLIATKAGLRPGSGRRRDGSRGHLLRTLDASLRRLGTDHVDLFQVHGYDPDTPLEETLAALDHAVASGKVRYVGVSNFSGWQTARAAAWQTAWPGRAPVVASQVEYSLLERGVEREVLPACDALGLGVLPWSPLGRGVLTGKYRHGRPADSRAASPHFERFVATYLEPRCSSIVEAVATAAGGLGVSPLEVALAWIRDRPGVTAPILGARTVGQLLGALQVERITLPEEITTALDDVSAVPVGYPERDG, encoded by the coding sequence ATGCAACAGCGACCGCTCGGCCGAAGCGGGCTGGCGGTTTCCCGGCTCGCGCTCGGCACCATGACCTGGGGCCGGGACACCGACGCCGACGATGCGGCCGCTCAGCTGAAGAGTTACCTCGACGCGGGCGGCAACCTGATCGACACCGCCGACGTGTACGGCGACGGCGACGCCGAGTCGGTGATCGGCTCACTGCTGGGCTCCCTCGTCCCCCGCGAGGAGCTGCTGATCGCCACCAAGGCCGGGTTGCGCCCCGGCAGTGGGCGACGTCGGGACGGCTCCCGGGGGCACCTGCTGCGCACGTTGGACGCGTCGCTGCGCCGGCTCGGCACCGACCACGTCGACCTGTTCCAGGTGCACGGGTACGACCCGGACACCCCTCTGGAGGAGACCCTGGCCGCCCTGGACCACGCGGTGGCCAGCGGCAAGGTCCGCTACGTCGGGGTGTCGAACTTCTCCGGCTGGCAGACCGCGCGGGCCGCCGCCTGGCAGACCGCCTGGCCGGGGCGGGCGCCGGTGGTCGCGTCCCAGGTGGAGTATTCGCTGCTGGAGCGGGGCGTGGAGCGGGAGGTGCTGCCCGCGTGCGACGCGCTCGGCCTGGGCGTGCTGCCCTGGTCGCCGCTGGGCCGGGGCGTGCTCACCGGCAAGTACCGGCACGGCCGTCCGGCCGACTCCCGGGCCGCGTCGCCGCACTTCGAACGGTTCGTCGCCACGTACCTGGAGCCACGCTGCTCCAGCATCGTGGAGGCGGTGGCGACAGCGGCCGGTGGGCTGGGGGTGTCGCCGCTGGAGGTGGCGTTGGCGTGGATCCGGGACCGGCCCGGCGTGACCGCGCCGATCCTCGGCGCGCGGACTGTGGGGCAGCTGCTCGGTGCGCTCCAGGTGGAACGGATCACCCTTCCCGAGGAGATCACCACCGCGCTGGACGACGTCTCCGCGGTGCCGGTCGGCTACCCCGAACGCGACGGCTGA
- a CDS encoding LLM class F420-dependent oxidoreductase encodes MRLGLSLGYQTAWSTPADHLALAQEADRLGYSVVWAAEAYGSDSPSMLAWMAGQTERIDVGAAVMQIPARTPAATAMTAATIDALSGGRFRLGLGVSGPQVSEGWHGVRFAKPLARTREFVDIVKLAIARKEVAYDGEHYTLPLPDGPGKALRLGFHPPREHIPIYLAAVGPKNLELAGEIADGWLAVFYAPEFAEEQLASVRAGRAKVGKDLAGFDVVPSVPVVIGDDVASCAELVRWYAALYVGGMGSRQQNFYNQLATRMGYGDAAREVQELYLAKRQRDAAAAVPMEFIDRTSLLGPKERIAERMREYAAAGVTTLSVTLFVADRDSGVQTLRTVAEALDLSGVGE; translated from the coding sequence GTGCGACTCGGGCTCAGTCTCGGATACCAGACCGCGTGGAGCACACCGGCCGACCACCTGGCGCTGGCTCAGGAGGCGGACCGGCTGGGCTATTCGGTGGTGTGGGCGGCGGAGGCCTATGGCTCCGACTCGCCCAGCATGCTCGCCTGGATGGCCGGGCAGACCGAACGGATCGATGTCGGCGCCGCGGTGATGCAGATCCCCGCCCGTACGCCGGCCGCCACCGCCATGACCGCCGCCACTATCGACGCGCTCTCCGGCGGCCGGTTCCGGCTCGGTCTGGGTGTCTCCGGCCCGCAGGTGTCCGAGGGCTGGCACGGCGTGCGCTTCGCCAAGCCGCTGGCCCGGACCCGCGAGTTCGTCGACATCGTCAAGCTGGCCATCGCCCGCAAGGAGGTGGCGTACGACGGCGAGCACTACACGCTGCCGCTGCCGGACGGCCCGGGCAAGGCCCTGCGACTGGGCTTCCACCCTCCCCGCGAGCACATACCGATCTACCTGGCCGCGGTCGGCCCGAAGAACCTTGAGCTGGCCGGCGAGATCGCCGACGGCTGGCTGGCAGTGTTCTACGCCCCGGAGTTCGCCGAGGAGCAGCTCGCCTCGGTGCGCGCCGGGCGGGCCAAGGTCGGCAAGGATCTGGCCGGGTTCGACGTCGTGCCGTCGGTGCCCGTGGTGATCGGTGACGACGTGGCCTCCTGCGCCGAACTCGTCCGCTGGTACGCCGCGCTGTACGTGGGCGGCATGGGCAGCCGTCAGCAGAACTTCTACAACCAGCTCGCCACCCGGATGGGCTACGGCGACGCCGCCCGCGAGGTGCAGGAGCTGTACCTGGCCAAGCGGCAGCGCGACGCCGCCGCTGCCGTACCCATGGAGTTCATCGACCGCACCTCGCTGCTCGGACCGAAGGAGCGCATCGCCGAGCGGATGCGGGAGTACGCCGCCGCAGGCGTCACCACGCTGTCGGTGACCCTCTTCGTGGCCGACCGGGACAGTGGTGTGCAGACCCTGCGTACCGTCGCCGAGGCTCTCGACCTCTCGGGAGTCGGCGAGTGA
- a CDS encoding undecaprenyl-diphosphate phosphatase: MTWVEAIVLGIVQGLTEFLPVSSSGHLRITSAIFFDRDAGASFTAVTQLGTEAAVLIYFAKDIWRITRTWLVGIRDKSVRSSLDYRMGWYVIVGSIPIGLFGFVFKDQIKTAGRNLWVVATTLIVFAFVLAFAEYWGRQTRTLENFRMKDGIVMGFAQAMALVPGVSRSGGTLTAGLLLNLTREAAARYSFLLAIPAVVMSGVFSLGDVFEPSAPGTSVPTVAQTIVATLIAFGIGYAAIAWLLRYVAHHTLYVFVLYRVALGTLVLALLLTGTIDAT, from the coding sequence GTGACCTGGGTCGAGGCCATCGTCCTGGGCATCGTCCAGGGACTGACCGAGTTCCTTCCGGTCAGCTCGTCGGGGCATCTGCGGATCACCTCGGCGATCTTCTTCGACCGGGACGCCGGCGCGTCGTTCACAGCGGTCACCCAGCTCGGCACCGAAGCGGCCGTGTTGATCTACTTCGCCAAGGACATCTGGCGGATCACCCGGACCTGGCTGGTGGGCATCCGGGACAAGTCGGTCCGCTCCAGCCTCGACTACCGGATGGGCTGGTACGTGATCGTCGGCTCGATCCCGATCGGGCTGTTCGGTTTCGTGTTCAAGGACCAGATCAAGACCGCAGGGCGCAACCTGTGGGTGGTGGCGACCACGCTCATCGTGTTCGCGTTCGTGCTGGCCTTCGCCGAGTACTGGGGGCGGCAGACCCGCACCCTGGAGAACTTCCGGATGAAGGACGGCATCGTGATGGGCTTCGCCCAGGCCATGGCGCTGGTCCCCGGGGTGTCCCGCTCCGGCGGCACGCTCACCGCCGGCCTGCTGCTCAACCTGACCCGGGAGGCGGCGGCACGGTACTCGTTCCTGCTGGCCATCCCGGCGGTGGTGATGTCCGGCGTGTTCAGCCTCGGGGACGTCTTCGAACCGTCCGCTCCGGGCACGTCAGTGCCCACGGTGGCCCAGACGATCGTGGCCACCCTCATCGCGTTCGGCATCGGCTACGCGGCCATCGCCTGGCTGCTGCGTTACGTCGCCCACCACACCCTGTACGTCTTCGTGCTGTACCGGGTCGCGCTGGGCACCCTGGTCCTGGCCCTGCTGCTGACCGGAACGATCGACGCCACCTGA
- a CDS encoding MSMEG_4193 family putative phosphomutase: protein MVSVATLLLLRHGRTTANADGGLAGRQPVELDDTGRAQATAVGERLRPVPLAAVVTSPLIRCRQTLELALPQAAPVVEDGLIECDYGSWEGQPLKKLAKEPLWPVVQQHPSAAVFPGGEAMAAMAARAVAAVRSWDARVSAEHGPEAVWLACSHGDVIKAIVADALGVHLDAFQRIVADPASVTAIRFTPLRPFVVRLNDTGGDLAALVPPPPKRRRRASRVADSDAAVGGGAGAAR, encoded by the coding sequence GTGGTCTCCGTGGCGACCCTTCTGCTTCTGCGACACGGCCGAACCACGGCGAACGCCGATGGCGGCCTGGCCGGCCGGCAACCGGTCGAGTTGGACGACACCGGGCGCGCCCAGGCCACCGCGGTCGGCGAGCGGCTGCGGCCGGTGCCGCTGGCCGCCGTGGTGACCAGCCCGCTCATCCGATGCCGGCAGACGCTGGAGTTGGCGCTTCCGCAGGCCGCCCCGGTCGTCGAGGACGGGCTGATCGAGTGCGACTACGGCAGCTGGGAGGGGCAGCCGCTGAAGAAGCTCGCCAAGGAGCCGCTCTGGCCGGTCGTCCAGCAGCACCCCAGCGCGGCGGTCTTCCCGGGCGGGGAGGCGATGGCGGCGATGGCGGCGCGGGCCGTGGCGGCCGTGCGCTCCTGGGACGCCCGGGTGAGCGCGGAACACGGGCCCGAGGCGGTCTGGCTGGCCTGTAGCCACGGCGACGTGATCAAGGCCATCGTGGCGGACGCGCTCGGCGTACACCTGGACGCCTTTCAGCGGATCGTGGCCGACCCGGCGTCGGTGACGGCGATCCGGTTCACGCCGCTGCGTCCGTTTGTGGTGCGACTCAACGACACCGGTGGCGATTTGGCGGCGCTGGTGCCGCCGCCGCCCAAGCGGCGTCGCCGCGCGAGCCGGGTGGCCGACTCGGACGCGGCCGTCGGCGGTGGGGCGGGTGCGGCGCGGTGA